From Penicillium psychrofluorescens genome assembly, chromosome: 1, one genomic window encodes:
- a CDS encoding uncharacterized protein (ID:PFLUO_001632-T1.cds;~source:funannotate), whose translation MPPIALRPEPLEREPAMDNTGNQAQDTESDFERGKQLPHNDDKDAGGDDQSSPRRNEPYMVAGLRTVLLVGISFALLCLLGRSQLAYWISDHNPPPPPATILDDTPPRDLDISHGPDAINGVFPLFDSLSLSTSTGDISVTIVPQGGSSHSGAPNIPARLRIRSDSGDVVVSFAAPAAASIPEFEMEMRQHVHAYPHKYHIHNDDGQAEVVSALPPPREYEIDVETRSGSIAGRFLFSTSLRLVAGATADESGSISALLIPLVLDGEKEEAHSTARLGNISILTRTGTGDQSIRITEPVVLGGSSHHGLKSSEPAVASHLSGKGSMQLGYPLSWAGTVHARTGRMTEQGISLEGNGVKVLERVDEAVKGRRVLGREPGEAESTWWGAQGDMDVSAQSMEGEIFFFAD comes from the exons ATGCCTCCCATTGCGCTTCGGCCAGAACCGCTCGAGAGAGAGCCAGCAATGGACAACACCGGCAATCAGGCCCAGGATACAGAGTCGGACTTTGAACGTGGCAAGCAACTACCGCATAACGACGACAAGGACGCAGGCGGAGATGACCAGAGTTCACCGCGGCGCAACGAGCCCTACATGGTAGCCGGGCTCAGAACCGTCCTACTCGTGGGTATATCATTCGCGCTCCTGTGTCTACTAGGTCGATCTCAACTAGCATACTGG ATTTCAGATcacaacccaccaccacccccagctACGATCCTTGACGACACGCCCCCTCGAGACCTAGACATCTCCCACGGACCCGATGCCATAAACGGAGTCTTCCCGCTCTTCGATTCATTATCATTATCCACCTCAACGGGAGACATCAGCGTCACAATCGTGCCCCAGGGCGGGTCTTCTCACAGCGGCGCCCCAAACATACCCGCTCGATTGCGGATCCGCTCTGATTCCGGGGATGTGGTTGTCTCCTTCGCCGCACCGGCCGCGGCGTCAATCCCGGAGTTTGAAATGGAGATGAGACAACATGTGCACGCCTATCCCCACAAGTACCATATTCACAACGATGATGGACAGGCCGAGGTCGTTTCGGCACTGCCTCCGCCAAGAGAGTATGAGATTGACGTCGAGACGCGCAGTGGGTCTATTGCGGGCCGGTTCTTGTTTTCTACTTCTCTGCGCTTGGTGGCGGGTGCTACGGCCGACGAGAGTGGGTCTATCAGTGCGCTGCTTATACCGCTCGTCCTTGAcggagaaaaagaagaagcgcactCTACGGCGAGACTCGGCAATATCTCGATTCTCACGCGCACCGGGACCGGGGACCAGAGTATTCGGATCACAGAGCCAGTGGTGCTCGGTGGTTCATCTCACCATGGGTTGAAATCTTCTGAACCAGCAGTTGCATCACATCTAAGTGGCAAGGGCAGCATGCAATTAGGATATCCTCTCTCATGGGCCGGTACCGTTCATGCTCGGACGGGCAGGATGACTGAGCAGGGGATCTCGCTAGAAGGGAACGGGGTAAAGGTTCTTGAGCGTGTGGATGAGGCTGTCAAAGGACGTCGGGTTTTGGGGAGGGAACCGGGGGAAGCCGAGAGCACCTGGTGGGGAGCACAGGGAGACATGGACGTATCGGCACAGTCCATGGAGGGAGAGATATTTTTCTTTGCTGATTGA
- a CDS encoding uncharacterized protein (ID:PFLUO_001633-T1.cds;~source:funannotate): MNGPPPPPPHGEKPNTTDGEYRKSSDLPPGNYDIFIVPPHSSGSGFLYLPSLQCHRNSFLAGAASTLFVVLLWTTLAPIFRAWYTSTVTTGGGMGMVLLALGVGVAGWAVGASQSDSFNGNNSNGHSGGAGGPNAQNNRSGANFFNSKFGNGAGQQQQGGDFGGRSTRDNHQYAGNQHGANNTEWDRARDETKRKEELRRKMEEFKKKREAEAKEKEKQKEREAMEKEIKERREQLEKEMAAAKEKAEKEAREKMEKEAAEKAAAAKVQAQKEAMARFAALKEAATKKYADKKAQDGKASSQPGSAPATPSPKKPPFPTARTATEEDDAYSFRPYDRPRRPYAAASSVYSESSYSPSQSTARTTPPPSHRGPYTTKDPDKIVIQGVYQFTNAFMKTPVAQLVSGQGMVTDGLVLRITTEGLFIDDDLRGIGQREWDVKAWTLKLAEVWCAQTNAITPANAKSGSSNPFSFGRKGNAHSVPTSEESDAYLAGLLKVCKNNCRAGSASAAFARSGTASGISEGGPVHPPQSEFRGLHILRASLRDQEGKRYVFVVSDAEAWKIAIGLQRLRGGSQVRALGVSPLPLPECKSVLGGLGYL, translated from the coding sequence ATGAATGGCCcgccgcccccgccgccTCATGGCGAGAAGCCAAACACCACCGACGGCGAGTACCGCAAATCATCAGACCTGCCTCCCGGCAACTACGATATCTTCATCGTGCCACCTCACTCCTCCGGTTCCGGTTTCCTCTACCTCCCGTCCCTACAATGCCACCGCAACAGCTTCCTTGCTGGCGCGGCAAGCACACTTTTCGTCGTCCTGCTGTGGACCACCCTTGCACCTATTTTCAGGGCCTGGTACACGAGTACTGTCACCACCGGTggcggcatgggcatggtTCTGCTGGCACTCGGAGTCGGCGTGGCTGGATGGGCTGTTGGCGCATCGCAATCCGACAGCTTTAATGGCAACAACAGTAATGGACATTCTGGTGGCGCTGGAGGGCCGAATGCACAAAACAACCGGTCTGGTGCCAATTTCTTCAACAGCAAGTTTGGTAATGGAGCAGGACAGCAGCAACAGGGAGGAGACTTTGGTGGGAGATCAACTCGTGACAATCATCAGTATGCGGGCAACCAGCATGGTGCTAATAACACCGAATGGGATCGGGCACGGGATGAGACGAAGCGCAAAGAGGAGCTGCGGCGAAAGATGGAGGAATTTAAGAAAAAGCGCGAGGCAGAGGccaaggagaaagagaagcagaaagagCGCGAAgcgatggagaaggaaaTAAAGGAGCGTCGCGAGCAGTTGGAGAAAGAGAtggccgccgccaaggagaaggcagaAAAGGAAGCGcgtgagaagatggaaaagGAGGCGGCCGAAAAAGCAGCTGCAGCAAAAGTCCAGGCCCAAAAGGAGGCCATGGCCCGGTTTGCAGCTCTGAAGGAGGCGGCAACCAAGAAATATGCCGACAAAAAGGCGCAAGATGGAAAGGCGTCCAGTCAACCGGGTAGTGCACCTGCGACACCCTCGCCCAAGAAACCACCCTTCCCGACAGCTCGCACGGCAacggaagaagatgatgcaTACTCCTTCCGGCCATATGACCGCCCACGCCGGCCGTATGCGGCTGCTTCCTCAGTCTACTCCGAGTCATCGTACTCGCCATCCCAGTCGACCGCACGCAcaacgccgccgccatctcaCCGCGGGCCATATACGACTAAGGACCCCGACAAGATCGTGATCCAAGGCGTGTATCAATTTACCAATGCCTTCATGAAGACCCCAGTTGCACAGCTGGTGTCTGGCCAGGGCATGGTGACCGACGGGCTGGTGCTGCGCATCACGACAGAGGGGCTGTTTATCGATGACGATCTGCGTGGAATCGGGCAGCGCGAATGGGATGTCAAGGCATGGACTCTGAAGCTGGCCGAGGTCTGGTGTGCGCAGACAAATGCGATCACCCCAGCCAATGCCAAATCCGGGTCCAGCAACCCCTTCTCCTTTGGCCGCAAGGGCAATGCACACTCCGTCCCCACGAGCGAGGAATCCGATGCGTATCTGGCAGGGTTGCTCAAGGTGTGTAAAAACAACTGCCGCGCAGGTTCTGCCAGCGCGGCCTTCGCCCGCAGCGGCACGGCCAGTGGAATCAGCGAAGGCGGGCCCGTTCACCCTCCGCAATCTGAATTCCGCGGCCTGCATATCCTCCGTGCCAGTCTCCGTGATCAAGAGGGCAAGCGATACGTCTTCGTGGTCTCTGATGCCGAGGCCTGGAAAATCGCCATTGGCCTGCAGCGTCTGCGCGGCGGTAGTCAAGTCCGCGCACTAGGAGTGTCCCCTTTACCATTGCCCGAGTGCAAGAGCGTTCTCGGCGGACTCGGCTATCTTTGA